TATTACTGTCTTGCCGATTTCTCCAACGCCATTTTTTGCATGGTCAATTATATATTCCTGCAAGGTGAGTATTGCATTTGCTTGGCAGAATTTACTCATATCTCCTGCCATGGTCTTATTTGTAAACAATGCGCCTGTCCTTCCAACCCTGTAACAAGTTGTGCATAAACTCGGCATTAAACCGTTTTTTGCAATAGACACAATCATCTCTTCTATTGTCCTGTGGTCATCTGTAGAAAACTGCTCTGTAGTATTAC
The sequence above is drawn from the Deltaproteobacteria bacterium genome and encodes:
- a CDS encoding [FeFe] hydrogenase H-cluster radical SAM maturase HydG; translated protein: NTTEQFSTDDHRTIEEMIVSIAKNGLMPSLCTTCYRVGRTGALFTNKTMAGDMSKFCQANAILTLQEYIIDHAKNGVGEIGKTVIEKEIEEIKEEKLKAEVMKKLDEIKAGKRDVYF